AACCCCTGACCTGCCTCCTGCTCAACTAATTAATTTTGAGGTTGCAACCTTGAAGGTTTCAGCTGATGATGTGGAGGCAAAACCAGTTAAGGGCTGTGATCAGGGAGCTGAAGAAGCAGGGACCAAATATAAAACACAATCTAATGAGATCACACCAGTTTCTTCAGCAGGCAATAATCAAAGCACTCTAAAGCTCTCGGTTGCCAGTCAAAACTTGTCCAGCACCAGCATCGGTTCACCTCCTACTGGTGAGTCTGCGATTAAAGACAAAACATGCACTAAGAGTCCAAGAAAGCGACAACCTTCTACACTTCAGGATTCCCAGGTACCACCTGTAAAGAAACCACTGGTGGAACAGCTTTCAGCTGGTAGTGCTGTGGAGGGtcaaaaagcaaacagtgtTAAGAAGTCTCCAAAGGTTGGATTGTTAGCTAACAGTGACAATACAGCAACACTTGCTCAAGTTCCCAGCAAGGTATCTGTGAAGGTGCCTAtaccttctgcagctgcagcaagctTAGCAACAGACCTTTCTTTGAGCACCAATTTAAATACCAGTGATTCTACTTTAGGACAGCAGCTTGTATCAGCATCATCTCCagatataaaagtaaaattggAAGGAAACATGTTTATCATAGAAAATGATTCAAAATCCGATGGCAGCTTTAACCCAAATACATGGCACCATATCACCAAAACCTCTGACTTTGCATCTGTGAATTGTGAACAGCAGCAAGATATCAGTGTTATGACTATTGCAGGGCACTCTGGATCTGGTGACTTACCGGAATCGGCATGGGAGCCAGTGCACTGCGAGGGTATACAGCAGGATGTGTACAACCAGCAGTTACAGAGCCAGATCCAGGACTCCTCCTTGGGTCAGATGCAAGCACAGTCTTCAAATCAGTTACCTCTGCAGTCTGAGCTGAAAGAGTTTGAACATACAGTCCCTCAGTCAAATGaaaacttcttttcatttgatGATGACCTTACCCAGGACAGCATTGTGGAGGAGCTGGTGCTCATGGAGGAGCAAATGTCCATGAATAATTCTCATCCTTATGGTGGTTGTCTAGGAATGGCACTTCAGAGTCAGACCACAGCTCAAGGAGCTCCTGTGTCATCTCATCCAAGCAGCACGCACTTTTACCATTCAATCCACAACAGCACTCCGATTCACACTCCCACCCCCACTCCGACCCCAACTCCCACTCCCACCCCAACTCCCACACCCACTTCTGAAATGATCGCTGGATCTCAGAACATGTCCCGAGAGAGCCCTTGTTCGAGGCTGGCTCAGACGACTCCCGTAGACAGTGCTCTAGGAAGCAGCCGGCATACGCCCATTGGCACACCACATTcgaactgcagcagcagtgtccCTCCAAGTCCTGTGGAATGCCGAAACCCATTTGCATTTACTCCCATCAGCTCCAGTATGGCTTACCATGATGCCAGCATTATATCAAGTAGCCCCGTGAAGCCAATGCAGCGGCCTATGGCTACCCATCCTGACAAAACCAAGCTTGAGTGGATGAATAATGGCTACAGTGGTGTTAGCAATTCATCGGTTGCAAACCACGGCATCCTCACGAGCTATCAGGAGCTGGTGGAAGACCGCTTCAGGAAACCCCACGCTTTTGCTGTTCCTGGCCAGTCATACCAGTCTCAGCCGCGCCACCACGATACTCACTTTGGTCGCGTGACTCCTGTTTCACCTGtgcagcaccaggcagcccctgTCAGTAGCACCACCAAGCAAGAGGGTTTTGCTGTTCCTGCTCCTTTGGACAGCAAAGGAACCGGTTCCTCTCTCAACAACAGTCTGAGATGCCGGAGCGTGAGCCCTGCTGTCCATCGCCAGCGTAATCTCAGTGGAAGCACCGTTTACCCTGTTTCAAACATACCACGCTCTAACCTGACATCTTTTGGAAGTCCTGTGACTCCTGAAGTTCACAACGTATTTGCTAATATCCATGCAGACACCAGTGCCAATAACATAGCGCAAAGAAGCCAGTCAGTCCCGTTGACTGTGATGATGGAGACGGCCTTCCCGTCTCTTCAGAAACAAACGAAcactaaaaaaataaccaaTGTGTTGTTAAACAAACTTGATTCTGATAACGATGATGCAGTGAGAGGTTTGGGAGTGAACAACATGCCCTCAAATTACACAGCCAGGATGAATCTCACTCAGATTTTAGAGACATCCGCCGCTTTTCCTAGTGCCAACCCACAAAATATGATCAATTCCAGCAATTCAGTTTATGAATTCCAGACACCAAATTACCTCACAAAAAATAGCAGCACCGATCAGatcagtttttcttctggagaTAACCAAGCACAATCAGACATCGGAGAGCAGCAATTAGATTTTAGCAGCACTGTAAAAGACCTTTTAGGGGAGGACAGTCTGCCAACAAACCAGCAGCTGGTGAATCAGGTGGCATCAGATCTCAATAACGTTGCATCTGTCTTTTCCAGCGACATCAGGTTGTCTTCCGAGCTCTCAGGCAGCATTAACGATCTGAACACTTTAGACACAAATCTACTGTTTGATCCAGGTCGTCAGCAGGGACAAGACGATGATGCTACActggaggaattaaaaaatgacCCCTTGTTTCAACAAATCTGCAATGAATCCATTAACTCAATGACTACATCGGGTTTTGAGTGGATGGAGAGTAAGGATCATCCTGCTGTTGAAATGTTGGGTTAATCTTGTTTTATAATGTGTATGTAGCACACTGTATCTAAAAGACAGACGTATTGTATTTGTCTTAATGGAAGTGCCTCCCGCAGCAGAAACACTTGCTATGTAttgtggcattttaaaaaaagtttgctgTACCCGTTGCTCATTCTTCAGCAGGGAAAAGGCAGTCTTACCAATTTTAAACAAGTCTCTGAAGGCGATAGGCTATCAAAGCCAGtattaaaatttgaattttatagTGTTTCCCATTCAACATTTCTTACTGTAGCAAATAGAGAAGTGGTGAAGAGCCAGCCAGCAGTGACAGCTACGGTTGAGGCTTTGGGAGGGTTTGAAGTCGAGCTTGTTAGTAGGCTTTCCATA
This is a stretch of genomic DNA from Balearica regulorum gibbericeps isolate bBalReg1 chromosome 12, bBalReg1.pri, whole genome shotgun sequence. It encodes these proteins:
- the RFX7 gene encoding DNA-binding protein RFX7 yields the protein MAEEQQPEGQPPRRLAGTPAPGGALPALVPGLQGGEASALQHKIRSSICKTVQSKVDCILQEVEKFTDLEKLYLYLQLPSGPNNGDKSDQISMSSSRTQQMHAFSWIRNTLEEHPETSLPKQEVYDEYKSYCDNLGYHPLSAADFGKIMKNVFPNMKARRLGTRGKSKYPLSGLRKKAFVHMPTLPNLDVHKTGDGLDGTEPSGQLQSADEEVVSAACRLVCEWAQKVLSQPFDTVMELARFLVKSHYIGTKSMAALTVMAGAPAGIKGIPQHSAFIPTAESNSFQPQVKTLPSPVDAKQQLQRKIQKKQQEQKLQSPLPGESPAKKTEGTATNGVTGISNGSPAILSPPPIGIVVAAVPSPIPVPRTRQLVTSPSPMGSSDSKVLPLNVQVVTQHMQSVKQSPKTPQNVPASPVGDRSARHRYPQILPKPANTSALTIRSPTTVLFTSSPIKTVVPAPHVNSLNVVKMTAISLAPSNSSVPVKQTPSVSSSAGAVEEGRTGPQIKNGSVVSLQSPGSKPSTVAAAPAVKIKMEPEALLDENSVQGQESSDVSKSIKATPDLPPAQLINFEVATLKVSADDVEAKPVKGCDQGAEEAGTKYKTQSNEITPVSSAGNNQSTLKLSVASQNLSSTSIGSPPTGESAIKDKTCTKSPRKRQPSTLQDSQVPPVKKPLVEQLSAGSAVEGQKANSVKKSPKVGLLANSDNTATLAQVPSKVSVKVPIPSAAAASLATDLSLSTNLNTSDSTLGQQLVSASSPDIKVKLEGNMFIIENDSKSDGSFNPNTWHHITKTSDFASVNCEQQQDISVMTIAGHSGSGDLPESAWEPVHCEGIQQDVYNQQLQSQIQDSSLGQMQAQSSNQLPLQSELKEFEHTVPQSNENFFSFDDDLTQDSIVEELVLMEEQMSMNNSHPYGGCLGMALQSQTTAQGAPVSSHPSSTHFYHSIHNSTPIHTPTPTPTPTPTPTPTPTPTSEMIAGSQNMSRESPCSRLAQTTPVDSALGSSRHTPIGTPHSNCSSSVPPSPVECRNPFAFTPISSSMAYHDASIISSSPVKPMQRPMATHPDKTKLEWMNNGYSGVSNSSVANHGILTSYQELVEDRFRKPHAFAVPGQSYQSQPRHHDTHFGRVTPVSPVQHQAAPVSSTTKQEGFAVPAPLDSKGTGSSLNNSLRCRSVSPAVHRQRNLSGSTVYPVSNIPRSNLTSFGSPVTPEVHNVFANIHADTSANNIAQRSQSVPLTVMMETAFPSLQKQTNTKKITNVLLNKLDSDNDDAVRGLGVNNMPSNYTARMNLTQILETSAAFPSANPQNMINSSNSVYEFQTPNYLTKNSSTDQISFSSGDNQAQSDIGEQQLDFSSTVKDLLGEDSLPTNQQLVNQVASDLNNVASVFSSDIRLSSELSGSINDLNTLDTNLLFDPGRQQGQDDDATLEELKNDPLFQQICNESINSMTTSGFEWMESKDHPAVEMLG